A genome region from Pseudomonas anguilliseptica includes the following:
- a CDS encoding L-serine ammonia-lyase, with protein sequence MSLSVFDLFKIGIGPSSSHTVGPMLAAVRFAEGLRRDQLLATTDSVKVELYGSLGATGKGHGSDKAVLLGLEGEQPDSVDTSNVDARLAAIRSSGELNLLGEKPIRFVEKQHLAMIRKPLPFHPNGMIFRAFDAAGLQIRSREYYSVGGGFVVDEQAAGADRIVEDTTALQYPFTTGKQLLAHCAEHNLSISQVMRANETAWRPEAETRARLLHIWQVMQDCVEAGCRNEGIMPGGLKVKRRAAALHRQLCKHPEASLRDALSVLDWVNLYALAVNEENASGGRVVTAPTNGAAGIVPAVLHYYSRFIPSSNDDGVVRFLLTAAAIGILYKENASISGAEVGCQGEVGVACSMAAGALCEVLGGSVNQVENAAEIGMEHNLGLTCDPIGGLVQVPCIERNAMGSVKAINAARMALRGDGQHFVSLDKVIRTMRQTGADMNNKYKETARGGLAVNIVEC encoded by the coding sequence ATGTCACTTAGCGTTTTTGACCTCTTCAAGATCGGCATTGGCCCGTCCAGCTCGCATACGGTCGGCCCGATGTTGGCAGCCGTACGCTTTGCTGAAGGCCTGCGCCGCGATCAACTGCTGGCCACAACCGACAGCGTCAAAGTAGAGTTGTACGGCTCACTCGGTGCCACCGGCAAAGGTCACGGCAGCGATAAAGCCGTGCTGCTCGGCCTGGAAGGCGAACAGCCGGACAGCGTCGACACCAGTAACGTCGACGCCCGCCTGGCGGCGATTCGCAGCAGCGGTGAACTCAACCTGCTCGGCGAAAAGCCCATCCGTTTTGTCGAGAAACAACACCTGGCGATGATCCGCAAGCCGCTGCCCTTTCACCCCAACGGCATGATCTTTCGCGCCTTCGACGCCGCCGGCTTGCAGATCCGTTCGCGCGAGTATTACTCGGTAGGCGGCGGCTTCGTTGTCGATGAGCAGGCCGCCGGGGCCGACCGCATCGTCGAAGACACGACTGCTCTGCAATACCCCTTTACCACTGGCAAACAGCTGCTGGCGCACTGCGCCGAGCACAACCTGTCGATCAGCCAGGTGATGCGGGCCAACGAGACAGCCTGGCGACCGGAAGCCGAGACCCGCGCGCGCCTGCTGCATATCTGGCAGGTGATGCAGGATTGCGTCGAAGCCGGTTGTCGCAACGAAGGCATCATGCCCGGCGGGCTCAAGGTCAAGCGCCGCGCCGCCGCCCTGCACCGCCAGCTGTGCAAGCACCCGGAAGCCAGCCTGCGCGATGCGTTGAGCGTGCTCGACTGGGTCAACCTCTATGCCTTGGCGGTAAACGAGGAAAACGCCAGCGGCGGGCGCGTGGTCACCGCCCCGACCAATGGCGCGGCCGGTATCGTGCCGGCGGTGCTGCATTACTACAGCCGCTTTATCCCCAGCTCCAACGACGACGGCGTGGTGCGTTTTCTGCTCACCGCCGCCGCCATTGGCATTCTCTACAAGGAAAACGCCTCGATCTCCGGGGCCGAAGTCGGCTGCCAGGGCGAAGTCGGCGTGGCCTGTTCGATGGCCGCAGGCGCCTTGTGCGAAGTGCTCGGCGGCAGCGTCAACCAAGTGGAGAACGCCGCCGAGATCGGCATGGAACATAACCTCGGGCTAACCTGCGACCCTATTGGTGGGCTGGTGCAGGTGCCCTGCATCGAGCGCAACGCCATGGGCTCGGTGAAGGCGATCAATGCCGCACGCATGGCCCTGCGCGGCGACGGTCAGCATTTCGTATCGCTAGACAAGGTAATCCGCACCATGCGCCAGACCGGCGCCGACATGAACAACAAATACAAGGAAACCGCCCGCGGCGGACTGGCCGTGAACATTGT
- the glyA gene encoding serine hydroxymethyltransferase produces the protein MFSKHDQLQGYDDALLAAINAEEQRQEDHIELIASENYCSQRVMQAQGSGLTNKYAEGYPAKRYYGGCEHVDKVEALAIERAKQLFAADYANVQPHSGSSANSAVYLALLNAGDTILGMSLAHGGHLTHGAKVSSSGKLYNAVQYGIDENGLIDYAEVERLAVEHKPKIIVAGFSAYSRTLDFAHFRAIADKVGALLFVDMAHVAGLAAAGLYPNPLPFADVVTTTTHKTLRGPRGGLILTKANEEIEKKLNSAVFPGSQGGPLMHVIAAKAVCFKEALEPGFKTYQQQVVDNAQAMAEVFVARGFDVVSGGTDNHLMLVSLIKQGLTGKAADAALGAAHITVNKNAVPNDPQSPFVTSGVRIGTPAVTTRGFKQGECRALAGWICDILDDLENPAVIERVRGQVADLCASFPVYAD, from the coding sequence ATGTTCAGCAAGCACGACCAACTGCAAGGCTACGATGATGCCCTGCTCGCCGCGATCAACGCCGAAGAGCAGCGCCAGGAAGACCATATCGAGCTGATTGCTTCGGAAAACTACTGCAGCCAGCGCGTCATGCAGGCCCAGGGCAGCGGGCTGACCAACAAGTACGCCGAAGGCTACCCGGCTAAGCGCTACTACGGCGGTTGTGAGCATGTCGACAAGGTCGAGGCGCTGGCCATCGAGCGCGCCAAGCAGCTGTTCGCCGCCGACTACGCCAACGTGCAGCCGCACTCCGGCTCCTCGGCCAATAGCGCGGTGTACCTGGCCCTGCTCAATGCCGGCGATACCATCCTCGGCATGAGCCTGGCCCATGGCGGCCACCTGACCCACGGGGCCAAGGTGTCGTCCTCCGGCAAGCTGTACAACGCGGTGCAGTACGGCATCGACGAGAACGGCCTGATCGATTACGCCGAGGTTGAGCGCCTGGCCGTCGAACATAAGCCGAAGATTATCGTCGCCGGTTTCTCCGCTTATTCGCGCACCCTGGACTTCGCCCATTTCCGCGCCATCGCCGACAAGGTCGGTGCACTGCTGTTTGTCGATATGGCCCACGTCGCCGGCCTGGCCGCAGCTGGCCTGTACCCCAACCCGCTTCCTTTCGCCGATGTGGTCACCACCACAACGCACAAGACCCTGCGCGGCCCACGTGGCGGTTTGATCCTGACCAAGGCCAACGAAGAGATCGAGAAGAAGCTTAACTCCGCGGTGTTCCCTGGCAGCCAGGGCGGCCCACTGATGCATGTGATCGCAGCCAAGGCCGTGTGCTTCAAGGAAGCGTTGGAGCCTGGCTTCAAGACCTACCAGCAGCAGGTGGTCGACAACGCCCAGGCGATGGCCGAAGTGTTCGTTGCGCGCGGTTTTGATGTGGTCTCCGGCGGCACCGACAACCACCTGATGCTGGTCAGTCTGATCAAGCAGGGCCTCACCGGCAAGGCGGCGGACGCGGCACTGGGTGCGGCGCATATCACGGTAAACAAGAACGCAGTGCCGAATGACCCGCAGTCGCCGTTTGTCACCTCCGGCGTCCGCATCGGCACCCCGGCAGTCACCACCCGCGGCTTCAAGCAGGGGGAATGCCGTGCCCTGGCCGGCTGGATCTGCGACATCCTCGACGACTTGGAAAACCCGGCGGTAATTGAGCGCGTTCGTGGTCAGGTGGCGGACCTATGCGCCAGCTTCCCGGTCTACGCTGACTAG
- the gcvP gene encoding aminomethyl-transferring glycine dehydrogenase translates to MTKLTTQNEFVARHIGPRDADTAAMLELLGYASIDALTDNVIPESIKGTSVLGAQPGLSEADALAKIKTIAAKNQQFKTYIGQGYYGTLTPSPILRNLLENPAWYTAYTPYQPEISQGRLESLLNFQTLISDLTGMQIANASLLDEATAAAEAMTFCKRLSKNKASNAFFASMHCHPQTLDVLRTRAEPLGIEVVIGDEAAITDASAYFGALLQYPASNGDIFDYRELVVRFHAANALVAVAADLLALTLLTAPGEFGADVALGSAQRFGVPLGFGGPHAAYFATRDAFKRDMPGRLVGMSIDRFGKPALRLAMQTREQHIRREKATSNICTAQVLLANIASMYAVYHGPKGLVQIAQRVHQFTAILAKGLRALGYSVEQEFFFDTLTLATAGKTAALHAAARKAGINLREIDGERLGLSLDETTDQAAIEALLAVFAEGKAVPAFAELAAGVIAQLPKGLLRESEILSHPVFNRYHSETELMRYLRKLADKDLALDRSMIPLGSCTMKLNAASEMIPVTWAEFGNLHPFAPVEQSQGYSQLTTELEAMLCAATGYDGISLQPNAGSQGEYAGLLAIRAYHLSRGDDQRDICLIPQSAHGTNPATASMAGMRVVVTACDSSGNVDIADLKAKAEEHKDRLAALMITYPSTHGVFEEGIREICQIIHDNGGQVYIDGANMNAMVGLCAPGKFGGDVSHLNLHKTFCIPHGGGGPGVGPIGVKGHLIPFLPGHGHMARKEGAVSAAPFGSASILPITWMYISMMGGEGLKRASQMAILNANYIARRLEEHYPVLYSGSNGLVAHECILDIRPIKDSSGISVDDVAKRLIDFGFHAPTMSFPVAGTLMIEPTESESKEELDRFCDAMIAIRNEIRAVEAGQLDANDNPLKNAPHTALELTGEWTHGYSREQAVYPVASLIEAKYWPPVGRVDNVFGDRNLICACPSIEAYQDA, encoded by the coding sequence ATGACCAAGCTGACCACCCAGAACGAATTTGTCGCCCGCCATATCGGCCCACGTGACGCCGATACTGCGGCCATGCTCGAACTGCTCGGCTACGCCAGCATCGACGCGCTGACCGATAACGTCATCCCCGAGAGCATCAAAGGCACCAGCGTGCTGGGTGCTCAGCCAGGCCTGTCGGAAGCCGACGCCCTGGCCAAGATCAAGACCATCGCGGCCAAGAACCAGCAGTTCAAGACCTATATCGGTCAGGGCTACTACGGCACCCTGACGCCGAGCCCGATCCTGCGCAACCTGCTGGAAAACCCGGCCTGGTACACCGCCTATACCCCATACCAGCCAGAGATTTCCCAGGGCCGTTTGGAATCCTTGCTGAACTTCCAGACCCTGATCAGCGACCTTACCGGTATGCAGATCGCCAACGCATCCTTGCTGGATGAAGCCACCGCCGCCGCCGAGGCCATGACCTTCTGCAAGCGCCTGTCGAAGAACAAGGCCAGCAACGCCTTCTTCGCATCCATGCATTGCCACCCGCAGACCCTCGACGTGCTGCGCACCCGTGCCGAGCCGCTGGGCATTGAAGTGGTCATCGGTGACGAAGCCGCGATCACCGACGCCAGCGCCTACTTTGGTGCGCTGCTGCAATACCCGGCGAGCAATGGCGACATCTTCGACTACCGCGAACTGGTTGTGCGCTTCCACGCCGCCAACGCCCTGGTAGCCGTAGCTGCCGATCTGCTGGCCTTGACCCTACTCACCGCGCCGGGCGAATTTGGTGCCGACGTGGCCCTGGGCAGCGCGCAGCGCTTCGGTGTGCCGCTGGGCTTCGGTGGCCCGCACGCTGCCTACTTTGCCACCCGCGACGCATTCAAGCGCGACATGCCGGGCCGCCTGGTCGGCATGTCGATCGACCGTTTCGGCAAGCCGGCCCTGCGCCTGGCCATGCAGACTCGCGAGCAGCATATCCGCCGCGAGAAGGCCACCAGTAATATCTGTACCGCCCAGGTGCTGCTGGCCAACATCGCCAGCATGTACGCCGTGTACCACGGCCCGAAAGGCCTGGTGCAAATCGCCCAACGCGTACACCAGTTCACCGCGATTCTGGCCAAGGGCCTGCGTGCTCTGGGTTACAGCGTTGAGCAGGAGTTCTTCTTCGACACCCTGACCCTGGCCACCGCCGGCAAAACCGCTGCCCTGCACGCCGCTGCACGCAAGGCCGGCATCAACCTGCGCGAAATCGACGGCGAGCGCCTGGGCCTGTCCCTGGATGAAACCACCGACCAGGCGGCCATCGAAGCGCTGCTGGCGGTATTCGCCGAAGGCAAAGCTGTTCCAGCCTTCGCCGAACTGGCTGCCGGTGTAATCGCCCAGCTGCCAAAAGGCCTGCTGCGCGAAAGCGAAATCCTCAGCCACCCCGTGTTCAATCGCTACCACAGCGAAACCGAGCTGATGCGCTACCTGCGCAAGCTGGCAGACAAGGACCTGGCGCTGGACCGCAGCATGATCCCGCTGGGCTCCTGCACCATGAAGCTCAACGCCGCCAGCGAAATGATCCCGGTGACCTGGGCCGAGTTCGGCAACCTGCACCCCTTTGCCCCGGTCGAACAGAGCCAGGGTTACAGCCAGCTGACCACTGAACTGGAAGCCATGCTCTGCGCAGCCACCGGTTACGACGGCATCTCCCTGCAGCCGAACGCCGGCTCCCAGGGCGAGTACGCCGGCCTCTTGGCCATTCGCGCTTACCACCTGAGCCGCGGCGATGATCAGCGCGATATCTGCCTGATCCCGCAATCGGCCCACGGCACCAACCCGGCGACCGCCAGCATGGCCGGTATGCGCGTGGTGGTGACTGCCTGCGATAGCAGTGGCAACGTCGATATTGCCGACCTCAAGGCCAAGGCCGAAGAGCACAAAGACCGCCTCGCGGCACTGATGATTACCTACCCGTCGACCCACGGTGTGTTCGAGGAAGGCATCCGCGAGATCTGCCAGATCATTCACGACAACGGCGGCCAGGTGTATATCGACGGCGCCAACATGAACGCCATGGTCGGCCTGTGTGCCCCGGGCAAGTTCGGCGGCGACGTCTCGCACCTGAACCTGCACAAGACCTTCTGCATCCCGCACGGCGGTGGTGGCCCAGGCGTCGGCCCGATTGGCGTGAAAGGGCACCTGATTCCGTTCCTGCCTGGCCACGGCCATATGGCCCGCAAGGAAGGTGCAGTCAGCGCCGCGCCATTCGGCAGCGCCAGCATCCTGCCAATCACCTGGATGTATATCAGCATGATGGGCGGCGAAGGCCTCAAGCGCGCTTCGCAAATGGCCATCCTGAATGCCAACTACATCGCCCGCCGTCTGGAAGAGCACTACCCCGTGCTGTATTCAGGCAGCAACGGCCTGGTGGCGCACGAGTGCATTCTGGATATCCGTCCGATCAAGGACAGCAGCGGCATCAGCGTCGATGACGTGGCCAAGCGCCTGATCGACTTCGGCTTCCACGCCCCGACCATGTCCTTCCCGGTCGCCGGCACCCTGATGATCGAGCCGACCGAAAGCGAATCCAAGGAAGAGCTGGACCGTTTCTGCGACGCCATGATCGCCATCCGCAACGAGATTCGTGCGGTGGAGGCTGGCCAGTTGGATGCCAACGACAACCCGCTGAAAAACGCTCCACACACCGCCCTGGAACTGACTGGCGAGTGGACTCACGGCTACAGCCGCGAGCAGGCCGTATACCCAGTGGCCAGCCTGATCGAGGCCAAGTACTGGCCGCCGGTCGGCCGCGTGGACAACGTGTTTGGCGACCGCAACCTGATCTGCGCCTGCCCGTCCATCGAGGCGTACCAGGACGCGTGA
- the gcvH gene encoding glycine cleavage system protein GcvH — translation MSELRFTVEHEWLRQDADGLVTVGITAYAQEALGDVVFVQLPEAQSYAEGAEVAVLESVKAASNIAMPLDGEVVEVNGELESSPELVNEDPLGKGWFFRFRPANASAVADLLDQAAYERLLNANADA, via the coding sequence ATGAGCGAATTGCGTTTTACCGTTGAGCACGAATGGCTGCGTCAGGATGCCGATGGTCTGGTTACTGTGGGCATCACCGCCTATGCCCAGGAAGCCCTGGGTGACGTGGTATTCGTCCAGTTGCCGGAAGCCCAGAGCTACGCTGAAGGCGCTGAAGTGGCCGTGCTGGAATCGGTAAAAGCGGCGAGCAATATCGCCATGCCGCTGGACGGTGAGGTGGTTGAGGTCAATGGCGAGCTAGAATCCAGCCCTGAGCTGGTCAACGAAGACCCCCTGGGCAAGGGTTGGTTCTTCCGTTTCCGTCCGGCCAATGCCAGCGCGGTAGCCGACCTGCTCGACCAGGCCGCCTACGAGCGCCTGCTCAACGCCAATGCTGATGCCTGA
- a CDS encoding DUF1302 domain-containing protein: protein MRTRTRHAIFQPSVLAIAIAVGCVAPVQAITFNIGEVEAQFDSSLSVGASWSVRGADPDFIGTRNGGKASSQTNDDGRLNFKKGETFSKIFKGIHDLELKYGDTGVFIRGKYWYDFETKDESRLLYDIDDHNRKAAAQASGAEILDAFIYHNYNLGSMPGSVRVGKQVVSWGESTFIGNSINSINPVDAAAFRRPGAEIKEGLIPVNMLYVSQSLTDSISMEAFYQLEWDQTVIDNCGTFFAPSDTAADGCNDRLVVAGADVAPDASNNTGAPGNPVFIPRAGDRDARDSGQFGVALRWFAESLNDTEFGLYAMNYHSRTPNGSIIVGTGAPQAARYFLEYPEDIRLYGVSFQTNIDGTALSGELSYRPNMPIGINSTDMTFASLRQGFSPVFTSGHGRNAVGEEVSGYVRKPVTQAQVTAVQFFDRVLGASRLTLLGEVGYNHVSGISDDLGELRFGRDPVYGIGQLTPNTTCTAGVNTANPDQCNDDGFFTSSSWGYRLRASAEYSNVFAGVNLTPSIAWSHDVDGYGPNFSEGSKAVSLGLNADYQNTYNASLSYTDFFGGDYNTNVDRDFVALSFGVNF from the coding sequence ATGAGAACAAGAACAAGACATGCCATCTTCCAGCCCAGCGTTTTGGCGATTGCCATTGCTGTTGGCTGTGTCGCGCCTGTCCAGGCTATTACATTCAATATCGGGGAGGTCGAGGCGCAGTTCGACTCATCGCTTTCTGTGGGGGCCAGTTGGAGCGTGCGCGGTGCCGATCCGGACTTTATCGGTACACGTAACGGCGGCAAGGCTTCTTCTCAGACCAACGATGACGGGCGCCTGAACTTCAAGAAAGGCGAAACCTTTTCGAAGATTTTCAAAGGCATTCACGACCTTGAATTGAAGTACGGCGATACCGGCGTGTTTATTCGCGGCAAGTATTGGTACGACTTCGAGACCAAGGACGAAAGCCGTCTGCTGTATGACATCGACGACCACAACCGCAAGGCGGCGGCACAGGCCTCCGGCGCGGAAATTCTCGATGCCTTCATCTATCACAACTACAACCTGGGCAGCATGCCGGGCAGTGTGCGGGTTGGTAAGCAAGTGGTCAGCTGGGGTGAGAGTACTTTTATCGGTAACTCGATCAACTCGATCAACCCCGTGGATGCTGCAGCGTTCCGCCGGCCTGGCGCGGAGATCAAGGAAGGACTGATTCCGGTCAACATGCTCTATGTGTCGCAGAGCTTGACCGACTCCATCAGCATGGAGGCGTTCTACCAGCTGGAGTGGGACCAGACCGTTATCGATAACTGCGGAACGTTCTTCGCGCCCAGCGACACGGCCGCCGATGGCTGTAACGACCGCCTGGTTGTCGCCGGGGCTGATGTCGCGCCGGACGCGTCAAACAACACCGGTGCGCCGGGCAATCCCGTCTTCATTCCGCGCGCGGGTGATCGTGATGCGCGTGACAGCGGACAGTTTGGCGTTGCCCTGCGCTGGTTTGCCGAGTCGTTGAATGACACCGAGTTCGGCCTGTACGCGATGAATTACCACAGCCGTACCCCGAACGGCAGCATCATTGTCGGCACGGGAGCGCCACAGGCTGCCCGCTACTTTCTGGAGTATCCGGAAGATATTCGCCTGTATGGCGTCAGCTTCCAGACCAACATCGATGGCACGGCATTGTCGGGTGAACTCAGTTACCGGCCAAACATGCCGATCGGCATCAACTCCACTGATATGACCTTTGCATCTCTGCGCCAGGGTTTTTCACCGGTATTCACCAGTGGTCATGGCCGCAATGCCGTGGGCGAGGAAGTATCCGGTTACGTGCGCAAGCCGGTGACCCAGGCGCAAGTCACGGCGGTGCAGTTTTTCGACCGGGTTCTGGGGGCAAGTCGCCTGACCCTGCTGGGTGAGGTGGGTTACAACCATGTCAGCGGTATCAGTGATGATCTCGGTGAGCTGCGCTTCGGCCGCGATCCTGTCTATGGCATTGGCCAGCTCACCCCCAATACGACCTGTACCGCAGGAGTGAATACCGCCAACCCTGATCAATGTAATGACGACGGCTTCTTCACCAGCAGCTCCTGGGGCTACCGCCTACGGGCCAGTGCCGAATACAGCAACGTTTTCGCCGGGGTCAATTTGACGCCGAGCATTGCTTGGTCGCATGACGTTGATGGTTATGGCCCCAACTTCAGCGAGGGCAGTAAGGCGGTGAGCCTGGGCCTGAACGCTGACTACCAGAACACCTATAACGCCAGCCTCAGTTACACCGACTTCTTTGGTGGTGATTACAACACCAACGTCGACCGTGACTTTGTTGCCCTGAGCTTTGGTGTGAACTTCTGA